The following proteins come from a genomic window of Salinicoccus sp. RF5:
- a CDS encoding 5-methyltetrahydropteroyltriglutamate--homocysteine S-methyltransferase, with the protein MTVINKVGVRKETPFRFDNVGSFLRPKTLKVARKAYQEDRLTQEELTLIEDEAIRDLVKKQKEIGLKAITDGEFRRSWWHLDFMWGLNGVEKVDVDNGYKFEHEETRAESARLTGKISGEGHPFVEHFKFIQQFADEEVIARQTLPAPAQFFAELQRPENIEATQKVYPDTEALIADIASAYQTVISELYEAGCRSVQLDDCTWGMLVDEGYWDWASKNTNETVESLSRLYVSLNNGAIEGHPEDLAITTHVCRGNYHSTWASSGAYDTVAEILFGDEKVDAYYLEFDTERSGGFESLVNVSDDKLVVLGLFSSKVGTLEDKEEIKARIEEASKYVPLERLCVSPQCGFASTEEGNILTEEEQWNKLCLVREVAAEVWGK; encoded by the coding sequence ATGACAGTAATCAATAAAGTGGGAGTGCGAAAAGAAACACCTTTCAGGTTTGATAATGTAGGCAGTTTCCTGAGACCGAAAACATTGAAAGTGGCACGGAAAGCATATCAGGAGGACAGGCTGACACAAGAAGAACTGACGCTGATTGAAGACGAAGCCATCCGTGACCTTGTGAAAAAGCAGAAGGAAATCGGCCTCAAGGCCATTACTGATGGAGAATTCCGCCGCTCCTGGTGGCACCTCGACTTCATGTGGGGACTGAACGGTGTGGAGAAGGTGGATGTTGATAATGGGTATAAGTTTGAACACGAAGAGACACGTGCAGAGTCCGCAAGACTGACAGGAAAGATCAGCGGCGAGGGTCACCCATTCGTCGAACATTTCAAGTTCATCCAGCAGTTTGCCGATGAAGAAGTGATCGCAAGACAGACGCTCCCGGCACCGGCACAGTTCTTCGCCGAACTGCAGCGTCCTGAAAATATTGAAGCGACACAAAAAGTCTATCCGGATACGGAAGCGCTCATTGCCGACATAGCATCAGCCTATCAGACGGTCATCAGCGAACTGTATGAAGCCGGCTGCCGCAGCGTCCAGCTTGATGACTGCACGTGGGGCATGCTGGTGGATGAAGGGTACTGGGACTGGGCGAGCAAAAACACCAATGAAACGGTGGAAAGTCTGAGCAGGCTTTACGTTTCCCTCAACAACGGGGCGATTGAAGGCCACCCCGAAGACCTCGCCATCACAACGCATGTATGCCGTGGCAACTACCATTCGACTTGGGCTTCCTCCGGTGCATACGACACCGTAGCTGAAATCCTTTTTGGCGATGAGAAGGTCGACGCCTATTACCTCGAATTCGATACCGAACGTTCCGGCGGTTTCGAGTCACTTGTCAATGTCAGCGACGACAAGCTCGTCGTCCTCGGCCTCTTCTCCTCCAAAGTGGGGACACTTGAGGACAAGGAGGAGATCAAGGCGCGCATAGAAGAGGCTTCCAAATATGTGCCGCTCGAACGTCTGTGCGTCAGTCCACAATGCGGATTCGCCTCTACCGAAGAGGGCAACATACTGACTGAAGAAGAGCAGTGGAATAAATTGTGCCTCGTGCGCGAAGTTGCAGCAGAAGTCTGGGGGAAATAA
- the pruA gene encoding L-glutamate gamma-semialdehyde dehydrogenase — MVVPYHAEPATDFTKEENKKAFREALEQAKNDFGVERPIIVGGEHIETEDKITSYNPSDKEQVIGHVSKATVEHIDQAMEAAEEAFESWSEWDPKERAELFIRVAAIIRRRKHEFSALMVHEAGKPWNEADGDTNEGIDFIEYYARSMMELADGKPTLDREGEHNRYFYQPMGPGVTITPWNFPFAIMTGTTVAPVIAGNTVLLKPARDTPLIAYKLMEVLEEAGLPKGVVNFVPGDASVIGDYMVDHHKTHFITFTGSKATGLRINERAAVVQEGQDFLKRVITEMGGKDTIIVDKDADLDLAADAIVNSAFGFSGQKCSAGSRAVIHKDVYDEVLKKSIELTEELTVGNPVDETYMGPVISKKQFDTISEYIEIGKEEGVLKIGGEVDDSKGYFIQPTIFADLDPKARIMQEEIFGPVVAFAKAEDFDEMLKIANNTEYGLTGAVITNTREHWHIACRKFNVGNLYLNRGCTAAVVGYHPFGGFKMSGTDQKTGSPDYLLNFLEQKVVSEMF; from the coding sequence ATGGTAGTACCGTATCACGCAGAACCAGCGACAGATTTCACAAAAGAAGAGAACAAGAAGGCCTTCCGGGAAGCCCTGGAACAGGCGAAGAATGATTTTGGCGTCGAACGTCCAATCATCGTCGGCGGTGAGCATATAGAGACGGAGGATAAGATCACATCCTACAACCCTTCCGATAAGGAGCAGGTCATCGGTCATGTATCGAAGGCGACAGTCGAGCATATCGACCAGGCGATGGAAGCTGCGGAAGAGGCATTCGAGAGTTGGAGCGAATGGGATCCGAAAGAGCGTGCTGAACTATTCATCAGAGTAGCGGCAATCATCAGACGCCGTAAGCATGAATTCTCCGCACTGATGGTGCATGAAGCGGGGAAACCATGGAATGAGGCTGATGGGGATACAAATGAAGGCATCGACTTCATCGAATACTATGCACGCTCCATGATGGAACTTGCAGACGGCAAACCGACCCTAGACCGTGAAGGGGAGCACAACAGATACTTCTACCAGCCGATGGGGCCGGGTGTGACGATCACACCATGGAACTTCCCATTCGCAATCATGACGGGCACAACCGTGGCACCGGTCATTGCCGGGAACACTGTTCTGTTGAAGCCGGCGAGAGATACGCCATTGATTGCTTACAAGTTGATGGAAGTGCTTGAAGAAGCGGGACTGCCAAAAGGCGTCGTCAACTTCGTTCCAGGTGATGCGAGTGTCATCGGCGACTACATGGTCGACCACCATAAGACACACTTCATTACGTTCACGGGCTCCAAAGCGACCGGCCTCCGCATCAACGAGCGCGCAGCTGTAGTACAGGAAGGGCAGGATTTCCTGAAACGCGTCATCACGGAAATGGGCGGTAAGGATACGATCATCGTCGATAAGGATGCGGATCTGGACCTTGCGGCAGATGCGATCGTCAATTCCGCATTCGGATTCTCCGGCCAGAAATGTTCTGCGGGATCCCGTGCGGTCATCCACAAGGATGTCTACGATGAAGTGCTCAAGAAATCTATTGAACTGACTGAGGAACTGACAGTCGGCAACCCGGTGGACGAAACCTACATGGGGCCGGTAATCAGCAAGAAGCAGTTCGATACGATCAGTGAATATATCGAAATCGGAAAAGAAGAGGGCGTATTGAAAATTGGAGGAGAAGTGGACGACTCCAAAGGCTACTTTATCCAGCCGACGATCTTTGCAGACTTGGATCCGAAAGCCCGCATCATGCAGGAAGAAATCTTCGGACCGGTCGTGGCATTTGCGAAGGCAGAAGACTTCGATGAGATGCTGAAGATCGCCAACAACACCGAGTATGGACTGACGGGTGCCGTCATTACGAACACACGTGAACACTGGCATATCGCGTGCCGCAAGTTCAATGTCGGCAACCTTTACCTGAACCGCGGATGTACGGCAGCTGTAGTGGGTTACCACCCATTCGGCGGCTTCAAGATGTCCGGTACAGACCAGAAGACCGGCAGCCCGGACTACCTTCTGAACTTCCTCGAGCAGAAGGTCGTATCAGAAATGTTCTAG
- a CDS encoding amidohydrolase, which produces MTTLLIKNANIIDMIFDTPYFGDILIEDGKIVHIDEEIAAGEEDVLDAEGRFVLPGFIDTHSHLLLYGLYKSLVDLTPEAVKNVADIQDALKARAADTPAGEWIVGHGYSETELEEDRHITIEELDVVSTDHPIYIRHSSAHMGVANSRALEIAGITENTPDPDSGYFARTDGKLNGLLFELPAVEVLLPHLPKPTKEEMIQALEAAESDYIERGITTATEACVGLAHGADDYDAFTAYIQQDNDLKLRLMIDYHLLMETEALMGLSFSQLKEKIEALSDGQCTLDSAKFFQDGSIQINTAALTRDYHNVDDRSHIIIPQEKLEGLYMDFAGRGYPLTTHGNGDAAIKSIIEAYSKVDALPDYDEVKRIEHIQTGEYADIEAMKAHHIDGSFFTNHIYYFGDKHYEKFLGPERAEKMDPARWAEDLGVLYTLHSDCPVTPISPLDTIRIACDRKTKSGRVLGEEMKLTRFEALKAMTVNGAKLNRTEDQNGTVDIGKDADLIILDENPLDEDIVLSDALIHYTFINGRMVYRKS; this is translated from the coding sequence ATGACTACACTATTGATTAAAAATGCAAACATCATCGATATGATATTCGACACGCCCTATTTCGGGGATATCCTGATTGAAGACGGAAAGATCGTGCACATCGATGAGGAAATCGCCGCGGGCGAAGAGGACGTGCTAGATGCGGAAGGCCGCTTCGTCCTGCCCGGCTTCATCGATACGCACAGCCACCTGCTGCTCTACGGACTGTACAAGTCGCTTGTCGACCTGACGCCGGAAGCGGTGAAGAATGTCGCAGACATACAGGATGCGCTCAAAGCCCGTGCGGCGGATACGCCGGCCGGAGAATGGATCGTCGGCCATGGCTACAGTGAAACAGAACTCGAAGAGGACCGCCATATTACGATCGAAGAGCTCGATGTCGTTTCCACAGATCACCCGATCTATATCCGGCACAGTTCCGCCCATATGGGTGTCGCGAACTCCAGAGCCCTCGAAATCGCCGGCATCACCGAGAATACACCGGATCCCGATAGCGGATATTTCGCCCGGACGGATGGAAAGCTGAACGGCCTCCTGTTCGAGCTGCCTGCAGTGGAGGTGCTTCTCCCCCACCTGCCGAAACCGACCAAGGAAGAGATGATCCAGGCACTAGAGGCGGCGGAATCGGACTATATCGAGCGGGGCATCACGACCGCAACCGAAGCATGCGTCGGCCTCGCCCATGGGGCGGACGATTATGATGCCTTCACCGCCTACATCCAGCAGGACAACGATCTGAAGCTCAGGCTGATGATCGATTACCATCTGCTGATGGAAACAGAGGCGCTCATGGGCCTTTCATTTTCACAATTGAAGGAAAAGATAGAGGCACTATCCGATGGACAGTGCACGCTCGACAGCGCGAAATTCTTCCAGGACGGCTCCATCCAGATCAACACCGCAGCACTGACCCGCGACTACCATAATGTGGATGACAGGAGCCACATCATCATCCCGCAGGAGAAGCTCGAAGGACTGTATATGGATTTCGCCGGACGCGGTTATCCGCTCACGACGCACGGCAATGGCGATGCGGCGATCAAATCGATCATCGAAGCCTACAGCAAAGTCGATGCCTTGCCGGATTACGATGAAGTGAAGCGTATAGAACACATCCAGACTGGGGAATATGCGGATATAGAGGCGATGAAGGCCCATCATATCGACGGCTCGTTCTTCACGAACCACATCTACTACTTTGGGGACAAGCACTACGAGAAGTTCCTGGGACCGGAGCGCGCGGAAAAGATGGATCCGGCACGGTGGGCGGAAGACCTCGGCGTACTCTATACACTCCACTCCGACTGCCCGGTGACGCCGATATCACCGCTCGATACCATCCGTATCGCGTGTGATCGTAAGACGAAGAGCGGACGGGTGCTCGGCGAGGAGATGAAGCTGACACGCTTCGAGGCATTGAAGGCGATGACGGTGAATGGGGCGAAGCTCAACCGTACGGAGGATCAGAACGGTACCGTCGATATCGGCAAGGATGCCGACCTCATCATACTCGATGAAAACCCGTTGGATGAGGATATCGTTCTGAGTGATGCGCTCATCCATTACACATTCATCAACGGCCGGATGGTCTACAGGAAATCATAG
- a CDS encoding DUF819 domain-containing protein: MNTLISPDETWLLWAFLVGWAAVSIYLEQRFEWASKLSGAIIALLGAMILANTGVIPIESPVYDAVWSYVVPLSIPLLLFQSNILKIWHESGRLLIIFLISAIGTVAGAIVSFTLLKDLIPGLPHIAAMISGSYTGGSVNFAALATRFDVPGETVSSAVVADNLLMAVYFLVLIALPAFGFFRNKFGTPHIDEVESRDEVNKTAAASYWKRKEIALNDIALAVGTSFVIVAVSFKLAEIFSNLIPEDANIFLTILRAIIGDNYLMLTTLTLVLVTLVPKYFERINGAQEIGTFLIYIFFVVIGVPASIPLIIQNAPLILLFAAIIVFINMLVSFSLGKLFKFDLEEIILSSNANIGGPTTAAAMAISRGWTKLVGPILIVGTLGYIIGNYIGTALGFWFSSMM, from the coding sequence ATGAACACATTGATTTCACCTGATGAGACATGGCTCTTGTGGGCCTTCCTCGTCGGCTGGGCGGCAGTATCGATCTATCTGGAACAGCGCTTCGAATGGGCATCGAAACTCTCAGGGGCCATCATTGCCCTGCTCGGGGCGATGATCCTGGCGAACACCGGGGTCATCCCCATCGAGTCGCCGGTCTATGATGCGGTATGGAGCTATGTCGTACCACTCTCCATCCCGCTGCTCCTATTCCAGTCGAATATACTTAAGATATGGCATGAAAGCGGCCGGCTGCTGATCATCTTCCTGATCAGCGCAATCGGCACCGTCGCCGGCGCCATCGTTTCATTTACATTATTGAAGGACCTGATACCAGGGCTGCCGCATATCGCAGCGATGATCTCCGGATCATATACGGGCGGGAGCGTGAACTTCGCCGCCTTGGCGACACGGTTCGATGTACCTGGTGAGACGGTATCCTCTGCAGTCGTTGCGGACAACCTGCTGATGGCCGTCTACTTCCTCGTACTCATCGCCCTGCCGGCATTCGGATTCTTCAGGAATAAATTCGGGACACCGCACATCGATGAAGTCGAATCCCGGGATGAAGTGAATAAGACCGCGGCCGCCTCCTATTGGAAACGCAAGGAGATAGCATTGAATGATATCGCACTCGCGGTCGGTACTTCATTCGTCATCGTCGCGGTATCCTTCAAGCTCGCCGAGATCTTCAGCAATCTGATTCCGGAAGATGCGAACATCTTCCTCACGATACTCAGGGCGATCATCGGTGACAACTACCTGATGCTGACGACGTTGACTTTGGTGCTTGTAACATTGGTACCGAAGTATTTTGAACGCATTAACGGCGCCCAGGAAATCGGCACATTCCTGATCTACATCTTCTTCGTCGTCATCGGGGTGCCCGCTTCAATTCCGTTGATCATCCAGAATGCGCCGCTCATCCTGCTGTTTGCGGCCATCATCGTATTCATCAACATGCTCGTGTCGTTCTCGCTTGGGAAACTGTTCAAGTTCGACCTTGAAGAGATCATCCTCTCCAGCAACGCCAATATCGGCGGGCCGACGACGGCCGCCGCCATGGCCATCTCCCGGGGGTGGACGAAACTCGTCGGGCCGATCCTGATCGTCGGGACACTCGGCTATATCATCGGCAACTATATCGGGACCGCCCTCGGATTCTGGTTCAGCAGCATGATGTAG
- a CDS encoding MOSC domain-containing protein, which yields MEHRKIHRLFTGKVKKAGHSDAENKMDQEWESGIFKEPTEGPVYLTKTGFEGDEVADKKNHGGPEKAVFVYPVRHYEEWKRELNADIPVGGNGENFAVSGMDESNVCIGDTFKVGEAIVQVSQPRRPCWKPARRHKVIDLALRIQKTGRTGWYFRVLKEGRVEAGDTFERMEHPCPGWTIEACNEVMYNQTSNIGLAESLCACEYLADNWKKTLNKRLQGSEGSSEPRVFGPNR from the coding sequence ATGGAACATCGGAAAATTCACAGGCTGTTCACTGGGAAAGTCAAAAAGGCGGGCCACAGCGATGCGGAGAACAAGATGGATCAGGAATGGGAGAGCGGCATATTCAAGGAACCCACGGAAGGCCCGGTATATCTAACCAAAACGGGCTTTGAAGGGGATGAGGTCGCTGACAAGAAGAATCATGGGGGCCCCGAAAAGGCGGTCTTCGTCTACCCGGTCAGACATTATGAAGAATGGAAACGCGAACTTAATGCAGATATCCCCGTTGGCGGTAATGGGGAAAACTTTGCGGTTTCAGGCATGGATGAATCGAATGTGTGCATTGGCGATACATTCAAGGTTGGAGAAGCAATCGTTCAGGTTTCGCAGCCGAGACGGCCATGCTGGAAGCCTGCCCGGCGCCACAAGGTCATCGATCTTGCCCTCAGAATCCAGAAGACAGGACGTACAGGGTGGTACTTCAGGGTGCTCAAGGAGGGTCGTGTCGAGGCGGGGGATACATTCGAAAGGATGGAACACCCGTGCCCGGGGTGGACGATCGAGGCATGCAATGAAGTGATGTACAATCAGACCAGCAACATCGGTCTTGCGGAGAGCTTATGCGCATGTGAATATCTCGCCGACAACTGGAAAAAGACGCTCAACAAGCGTCTGCAGGGCAGTGAGGGCAGCAGTGAACCGCGCGTTTTCGGCCCGAACAGGTGA